One region of Esox lucius isolate fEsoLuc1 chromosome 17, fEsoLuc1.pri, whole genome shotgun sequence genomic DNA includes:
- the si:ch211-253b8.5 gene encoding dysbindin has product MSSSGTNLHNKRLPSETEHAQRVPDMDAAQQLKLRERQRFFEEVFQHDVDVYLSSAHLQIHDYKRPPIGSISSMEVNVDMLEQMDLIDISDPEALDVFLSSGADQGERDSTPPAIVVHNNNNHEAIDQGCSLHNAGRCDRKSRMSSTSSTSSTNSQKTNEDGRDTPVVQTDDEEVHVNTLLLVGSPGKDEDKDTSVLSS; this is encoded by the exons ATGAGCTCGTCGGGGACAAACCTCCACAACAAACGTCTACCCT CCGAGACAGAACATGCCCAGAGGGTCCCGGACATGGACGCAGCCCAGCAGCTGAaactgagggagagacagcgCTTCTTTGAGgaggtctttcagcatgatgtGGACGTCTACCTGTCCTCTGCCCACCTGCAGATTCATGATTATAAGAGAC CTCCCATTGGCAGCATCTCTTCCATGGAGGTGAACGTGGACATGTTGGAGCAGATGGACCTCATCGACATCTCTGACCCAGAGGCCCTGGATGTCTTCCTCAGCTCTGGGGCTGACCAGGGGGAGCGGGACTCAACTCCACCAG CCATAGTAgtccacaacaacaacaaccatgaGGCCATCGACCAGGGATGCTCTCTCCACAATGCCGGCCGCTGTGACAGGAAGTCCCGAATGTCCTCTACCTCATCCACGTCCTCCACCAACAGCCAGAAGACCAACGAGGACGGCAGGGACACCCCTGTCGTCCAAACAGATGACGAGGAAGTGCACGTcaacacactgttgctggtggGATCACCGGGGAAAGATGAGGACAAGGATACGTCCGTCCTCTCTTCGTAG